A region of Peromyscus eremicus chromosome 17, PerEre_H2_v1, whole genome shotgun sequence DNA encodes the following proteins:
- the LOC131894045 gene encoding sperm-associated antigen 11A-like, translating into MKILLLFAVFFWVVQENSGDIPPGIRNTICLMQKGHCRLFRCHFAEKKGDICSDPWNRCCIPISLNNGDR; encoded by the exons ATGAAGATCTTGTTACtctttgctgttttcttctgGGTGGTCCAAGAAAACTCAG GGGACATACCACCTGGAATCAGAAATACTATCTGCCTCATGCAAAAAGGCCACTGCAGACTTTTTAGGTGCCATTTTGCTGAGAAAAAGGGGGACATCTGCTCTGACCCCTGGAACCGATGCTGCATCCCCATTTCCCTTAACAACGGAGATAGATAA
- the LOC131894652 gene encoding beta-defensin 14-like encodes MRLHYLLFAFLILFLVPAPGDGFIEKTLRKLFCRVRGGRCAMISCLTKEEQIGKCSQKGRKCCRKKK; translated from the exons ATGAGGCTCCATTATCTGCTATTTGcattcctcatcttgttcttggTCCCTGCTCCAG GGGATGGATTCATCGAGAAAACCCTCCGAAAGTTATTCTGCAGAGTAAGAGGTGGCCGGTGTGCTATGATCAGCTGCCTTACAAAAGAAGAACAAATAGGTAAATGTTCTCAGAAAGGTCGAAAATGCTgcagaaagaagaaatag